A single Nicotiana tabacum cultivar K326 chromosome 5, ASM71507v2, whole genome shotgun sequence DNA region contains:
- the LOC142180838 gene encoding uncharacterized protein LOC142180838 — MERSWFYPYPFWCYPNYFNISRKKRSTSCSSTFSSRYKILGVPTCKFGYCRSYPECWTVFITIFPNFNMSLYDPYLTEALKFQVKIQGAPQAKDSIQATLHHQMAWRVKNYAMDLFLPGGENALLLNIDATKGNTMCTQIPRQISRDEHVKILSDSWITNYENLRELEESLQFGEPTFTKRNDKTICISFDHSHLKKPNKTIFSCQMIKPKDTTDAYPEPD, encoded by the coding sequence ATGGAGAGATCATGGTTTTACCCATATCCATTTTGGTGCTATCCGAATTATTTTAACATATCACGGAAGAAAAGGTCAACCTCTTGTAGCTCGACTTTCTCTTCTAGATACAAGATACTTGGAGTACCAACATGCAAATTTGGGTACTGCAGAAGTTATCCTGAATGCTGGACTGTCTTCATAACTATCTTTCCAAATTTCAACATGTCCCTTTATGATCCATACTTAACCGAAGCTCTAAAATTCCAAGTCAAAATCCAAGGAGCCCCTCAAGCCAAAGATTCCATCCAAGCCACTCTTCATCACCAAATGGCATGGCGAGTCAAAAATTATGCCATGGATCTTTTCCTTCCCGGAGGAGAAAATGCTTTACTCCTAAATATTGATGCTACCAAAGGAAACACCATGTGCACCCAGATACCCAGACAAATTTCCAGAGATGAACATGTCAAAATTCTTTCTGATTCCTGGATCACAAATTATGAAAATTTAAGAGAACTGGAGGAATCTCTACAATTTGGTGAAccaacttttaccaaaagaaatgacaaaactATTTGCATAAGCTTTGACCATTCCCATCTCAAAAAACCCAATAAAACCATCTTCTCTTGCCAAATGATTAAACCCAAAGATACAACAGATGCATACCCTGAACCTgattga